The Dreissena polymorpha isolate Duluth1 chromosome 4, UMN_Dpol_1.0, whole genome shotgun sequence region AGCTCTTCAAAGGCCGCCGCCCAAGAAAACTCTATACATTTTAGAAAGTAGTTATCTATTGCCGTATTTAATGCATCGGAGGCATTAGGCACTGTACACAGATCTTTGTCCTCATCTAGTATAGCGTCCCTGATGTTctgtaagaaaatatatattttcattttcataaaattcGATGCTGGATGCTTCTGATTAAATAATTGAAACGAATATAAACAAGTTTACATGAACACGATTTATTATTTTAGAAAAAGGAAGATTGAACGTTTGacgttaaaatattttaatttggtaATACGTGATTATTTAATCTTTAAGATATAAATAACTACAACTGCCATAGGCGTGTCGAGACTAGTCTTACCTTTTTAATTGAATCAATGCAAAACGGCATTGCTTTTAACTGACACTGGGAACTAAGCTCAATTAAATCCGCCTGAAAATCGAAGGTAATTGCtatttgttttcaatatgttTGTCATCAGagtcgtctttaatgcatatattgataaaataaagaCTAAGTTGTGCGGAACGTGTCCAAATAGTATTTGACcattatacattgtatacatataGTCCTTTATATACCTCTTGTTTATGGACGGCTTCCACATCTTGCCGTCTGTCTTGAGTCTTTTTAAAATCTGAACCGGGTTGTAAAACTTGTTGCACGATTTTAGCACGTGAATCTCGCATGCGTTCTGCTGCCGCCTTGAAAGCTCGCTTTTTAAagaacacacaataaataacttATTAGTTCAACAATCGCCATGATTTTGGTTTACAAGTTGCAACAAGGGAGTTAACTCGTGATGTAAACAAAATCGGCAGTAAACAAAAGTCGCACTTTATTATCTCGCATTACATTGGTCTAAAGTTAAAAAGCTATTTTCTGTTTGGATTAAACAGCCGAAATGATTCAATCAAGAAAGTAGAGACATTCATCTTTCAGAACATTCATGCAAGCTATTTAGACATAAGAATTTTGATTCAAACTggtgtctgctacaattttacGAGTGGTTACCGATCATTCAGATGTATTGACAGACATATGCCAAAAGACAGAATAGCTTTCAAATTTCatgtttatcagccttgaaataaTCAATCACTCAAGTGCGAATGcgaaaaaatcatttatttatcaaCCAGCAATAGTCTCTAAAACCAAGATCGTGTTTTGGCGAAAATCGCGTTATCAGGGCGCGgtatcaacggggttttcagggatttacacacgggctacagaatgtaatcacaccgttaagaactttatttttgcatctAAAGTGCATAAAacacagtttttcttgcagtttgtgtagATATCTTAAGGTGTAAGAatacatccttgaatacgtctgaaatctgtgacaaaatttcaaggtgcatgaaatataacagtttacaatgaatgcagtaaaaatggaatttttgaagaagaacacattaaataaagtaatgttgtctgatgtatttcacattgccataagcagcatacacaTCTTTGTTTTATGCGAAAGTTGAGATTCTTAagattcttaagaaaacttgttcaaaaaagttatttgaaataaagcagcACTAACCAGCGTGTtaaaatccattaaagttaaaagatggAACCCccaaaagtcacgtgatcctgcatatTGGTAATATTGTTTTTTGGAAACCGACGATCGCTTATTTCCATAACCACTCGGAAAATTTCAGCAGGCAAGTTTTCGTGAATACTCGTATGTTTTCCTCAAATATTATACCGCAAAATTGTTGAATACCAATACACAAATGATTAGGAAAATTAGGAAGTTACTTTTTTATTGGCGTTACATTGTAAGTCTTATTTACACGTTTTGActtgttatatatttttggtaaGCAATTATAGCAGTagaacatttaaattatattaccTTAAGAATATTGAGCAACTTCTCATGCACAATATGCAGTGGATCCTCGGTCTCACTGATGACCTCCTCCCATTCTTTTTCCTTCAGGTTCTGGAAGACCTTCACGTGGTCCAGAGCTTTATCTCCTGGATCCTCCACCCCTCTCTCCAGCAGCTTTTTGATCCTAGCGAGTTAAATACATTACATACAAACATTTACATGAAACGTattaaataatttgcatttaacaCACAACCAAGCAGGAGCATTCGTTTTACATATATTCTTACACAAACGGCAACGATTGCGACAATAACAACAGCTGTTACTGCTTTTGGGACACTATTGATTTCAGAATATTTTACAACAATGACAGCATATCGTTTACTGATATTCCTGCTATAACTCAAAAAACAATTCTATAACTATGTCTTCCAAAACTGCTCCCAAACGTTGCACGTACTGACTAAACTATGTACAGTGTATGTGTATATAAACCTTAACAGTAAAGTAAATAGTCACCTGTCTTGTATTGACTGGATTTCTGTCTCATCGTCCTCTTTTTCTGCCTGTTTTCATAAACGGTATTAATATcttagaacaaaatattttatgattgCCTGTTGTACTTCAATATTAGGTATAAGTGTTAATCAATTTATTGCATACCCTCAATGATCAGAGTACATAATTATACAGTAAGGTAAAACATTtttgtgtacattttttatttaattcttatgTTCTTTTCCCGGTGCTGTTTGTATGTCATAAGCGTTATCGTCGAACAAGTGAATGAATCTTGTAAAATACACACAAACCATAAAACCGCGATAAAGTTAACATGTTTACCTGGATTAGTTTTTGTTCAATTGACTTTTGTAAATCATTTATTTGCTCTGTTACAAACGTCTTTGCTTTAGGATCTTTGTCTTTCAACAATTCTCCTGCAACCTTCACGATCTCGTCAATGGCCCGCTCAAAAAGCTCATCTTCTGTCACTGCCATCGTAATCAGCGCTTCTGAGTATTTTCAATGAATCACAACTTCATCTGTTTGGGCATGTAAAATACGTTAACTATACAACATTCATTTTTTCACATGTTTTGTGAGAAATAACATTTCTTAAAGCAAATCCCGTGTTCTTCAAACTCTACTAGATAGGTTATAAACAGTTAGTGTGCTTCCGATATTAATGTATGAccgaaaataaatgcatatttaacTGTGTGTCAACATAGAGACATGATCATAAATCATTTGGTATCATTTGTGATTTGTAGTCACATACAATACCCACCGGGAAATATTTTTATGTAGAGGCGTTCTACCGAATGAAAAGGATATGAAAGTGTACAAAGTATATGCACATTGTACGAAACGCAACTTCGTACTCAATTCAATTAAAGCAAAGAAAAAACCGTTTGGcaacataaaacacacacacacacacacacccacgcGCACGAATACACAAAACGCAAACtcatatataacaatatatacacaTAAAGCTAGATAACAATGAtataatatttgattattattttaatgattgtTTTCCACGTGTAAGTACTGTTGATAAATACTATATAACTAGTATAAAGAGAGTAAAGGTTTcctcaatattttaaaaatacgaTTGTACCAAAATGGCCAACTCTAATGGCTGAACTTTTATCTATGCCATCGAGACATGGTCTGGTATTCATATTGGGTAAATACGTCTCAAGGAGAACCTAAGGGAAAGACGTGTGAATTAAGAGTGTTCCTCTTTTTCGCTTGACTTCATGTTATTACTTCTTGCATCGTTTTTGACAACTTTGTAGGCGCCTTTTTCATTGTCGTTTGTGATAAGTATTCCTATCAcaggattattattttttgttttaaatcctACGGTTTTAATACAATATCCTTTCAAATAGGTCGTAtaaacaaagtcgtatataaTGCGCGCCATTGGAGTAACATCTTATAATTATTACCACAATTTGTCAACCATGTCAGAAGAGAATACGTCATACTAACCCAGGTTGCTTGCACCAGATCCAATCTGGTTCGCAATGCGAAAACGACGAATACGCCCGATTGTAGAATGCATACCGTGACACTAATAATCAAACTTTATGATATGTTGACTTTATAACGAAGGGTAAAATTCTTGGAATAATATCAACAGATGCCACGTTAAATAGTCCATCTTTGAATATAATTAAAGAAGATTTTGTCTCACAAACAATGTAAACCCGAAACGAAAGTAGATGAGCAATTTACCTCACCTTTGTTTCGATAATTGGATTCAAgcattaataatacattttaataaaactatGATATCGAACTTCAAATGAGCAAATAACCAAATCAAACACAGTACCTATAATTCAATCCAATGCCCCAGATTAAATGTATATCGTAACtttgttcatgtgtcgtataagTCCCATTTTCGTGCATAATTTGTTTCATTGGCAAATATTTGCATTTTGTATTCTGACAATTGAATTAACCTATCCGGTTTGTCACCATTTCAACAAGAAGTTTATAGTCAATAGCCTTATTGTATTCCAAATACTATTTTTGATTCTATATCTGTCGTAAACCGCTGAACAAGGAAGATATTTAAATGCGCAGTTAAAAGAAATCGCATTCTATTATAAGAAAAATCAATATCCACAAATACAAATTTAACCTTTTGAAACCTGATAGCGTATCGTATGTATGTTTCGTGACACATCACTCATTTGAAATGTGTTTAGTAAAGCATGAGCTTTGCTGAACATTAacctttaaattgttttttatgaTATGTTGACTTTATAACTAAGGGTAAAACTCTTGAAATAATATCAACAGATGCCACGTTAAATTGGCCAACTTTGAATATAATTAAAGAAGATTTTGTCTGACAAACAATGTAAACCTGAAACGAAAGTAGATGAACAATTTACCTCACCTTTGTTTCGATAATTAGATTCAAgcattaataatacatttaaataaaactatgaTATCAAACTTCAAATGAGCAGATAACCAAATCAAACACAGTACCAATTATTCTATCCAATGCCCCAGATAAAATGTATATCGTAACTTTTTTTATGTGTCATATAAGTCACATTTTCGGGCATAATTTGTTTAATTGGCaaatatttgcattttgttttctgACAATTGACTTAAACTAATCCGGTTTGTCACCACTTCAACAAGAAGGTAAAAGTCAATAGCCTTATATTATTGCAAATACtatgttttattctttatatatctTTAACCGTTGAACAAGGAAGATATTTAAATGCGCAGTTAAAAGAAATCGCATTCTATTATAAGAAAAATCAAtatcaacaaatacatatttaacctTCTGAAACATGATAGCGTATCGTTTGTATGTTACGtgacaaattaataatttgaatgTGTTTAGATAAAGCATGAGCTTATCTGAAAGTTAactattaaattgtattttcttaAGTAGCAATATCACTTTTTGCAtgcattttgaataatttttcaTCGGTCATATACGTATGTACATCTGCATTTGGTACTACAAAGTGCATATAACAAATATGCACCTTCTTGAACACCCGACTCGGCATTGAATGTTCTTACTtaagttttcttttttatatattgtttttgtatgtgttcaGTTATGCGTTATTTAATAATactaaatattattatatgtaaGTATGTTTTTCGTATGAAACATACATAAGCAATTAACACTCATGCTTGTTTATTAAAGGAACACAAGTGTAAATGCATTTGTAAATGCCATAATTCCAACATCGTGACTATTTTTGCCACTATTGCTTATTGTTACATGCTTTTTATGACGAGGGGTTCTCATTGTACTGACACTAACATTTTAGACACTGAACACAAAATTGTTTtatcaaatctgtatgaaccGCATATATCAGCGTATGTCTTGGCGAATAAACGTGTGGTTACAACGCTGATTTATCAACTTTCTTCAACCGGAATCAGTTACCCACTGATAAGGTGTAACTTACAGAAAACAAATCAGGCCAACAATCGTTTCGTATGGTTTTTACACATCGAATTTGTCTGGCTTTATAATATCACATTCGCGTTAACGCAATCAATCGAACACACAACGAAAGAACGTTCTGAAACTTAGGACttacattatcaaaataaagtcAAATTCTAAAGGCGACCAATGTCTTGGCAACGATACACGTAAACACCATCTATAAAGCGGGTAACTGACTTCTTATTATATCGAAATAATTGCTTGCATATTAAATTTAAGTTCCATttccaaacaattaaatattaagtaATAGAAgtaaaattatacaaaaaatataaaaataaataaataaatatatcttttCAAAAATTGTAATTATACAATCCGTAATTTGTTATAACAATTATGGTTAACTTCCAAAATTAAACTTagttaaaacttatttattttagctcgattgcatcgaagcCTAAGGcgtattgaaacgctctcgagtccgtttcctgggactagaaacAATACGTGGTGTTTTTGGgcgagatctaaagaacactcccactgtggggatcgaacccatgacctcccggtcgctaggcgaatTAAATTAAACTTGAAAGCTATTCaacaaattataaattatatatctaGCCTGCTGAGTTAGTCGTATGTTTTTGTGCGTTTATATTGATAACGAATGCAACGATATTCAGTAACAAAACAATCGTGTATTATCAAAAATAGACATATTTTAAGGTAATAAGAAACATGTCTTATTTGGCgaacaaataatttaaacatttaaacaaataaacaatttaacaagGAGACTAAATATCAACATATTTAGCAGCAATGCTTCAACGGACCTCTTCACTGTGTCGCAAAAATCGTTTAAGTGACAGAATACGAAGTGCACCCAATTTCAAAAGTCCATTTGATGGGTTTAATGTTAGGGCGGTACTGAAGGTTAGTGGCTGGCGTTGCTGACAAACGCAGCAGACCTCGCCATCGTCCTCAGCTGCTTCATTCTCAGGCTCAGAAACTTCGAAGATGCCACTGGTTGACGGAAAATTCGTTATTTGTACGTTCTTCTTTGCTGCATTCTTTCCTTTATCACGCGGCTTTTGCAAATAGTTTTCATTGTCGAGTTCGCCGTTGCAGTCATGTATTGATCGCCGGTAATTTCACAACCACAAACATTAACAAAACTTACCCATTTCAAATGTAAGTCAATTAAAATAATTGCCTACAGTGCCTTATATAAGTAATTTTATGTTTGGAATCGACGAATGTATTCAGTAATTAATTTAGGTCGCTTTAGATAATTCAACCAGCTTAGAAAGACTGGAGATTTCCTCTTTAGTATGCAATATCTTAAGATAATATCGCCTTAAAAAACAAAGAAAGGGGGCATGTGGTTCCAAGCAGCGTTGGCGCAAGCTATGAGGGTGGTAGTTGCCGACCGCGGTGAAGTCACTGACCGGGGCTTTTCTTTTGTGGAGGCAATCGCATTCGGCAGGCGATGCTCATTACTTATTCCGGTCACATCCATATTGTACACACGCTCTAGTCATGTAACCCAAGCTCATCAAGAGTCTTGTCGACATTGTTATAGAAATACTCTACAGACTCTGGAATCGAATTTCTGGTCCTGTTACTGTCTAAACCGGGCGGTTTCTTAGACACGACTCTCAATTGCCACCCCTGCAAAAACCTATACAACCAGCATATGCTTATAGGCTTGTCCACCGGTCTTCTAACCATTAGGCATATAATTGCACCGACAAACATGTATGTAGCGCAGCATTAGACACTCCGTAGCCCAATCACGCCATCACCTCAGTAAATTCGGCTAGACCCAGCTCTTCTTCTTTGAAGAGGGTTTCTCGTCCGTAATTTTCAGGGTTGATCTCACCGCTTATCCTTTCACGAAGCATCTGGTATAGGTTAAAAAACTCCACGGCCGTCTTCCTTAAAGATTTTATGTTCAAGCTATCCTCGGAAACTTCCTTTAACATGGTTTCAGGGGCATACATTCTGTTTCTACATTTGTTTTAAGGTATCTTGATAGATTTGCCTAGCAGAAAAAGGTGTGCAAAATTTGAATAACGGACGCAATTTGGCTTTTCAATGGAACGCTTGATTTCAGCGGATCACCAAAAACCGAAAGTAAACGTATTGATAGGCCTCAATTTAAGCGCGACAGTAATAGTGATTAAGTCACGTGACCAAAGACAAACACTGAAATTCTGACGAGTGccttaattgtaaaaatacgaCGAAACATAACAATATGAGCTATATGCATGTAAAATAGAGGTTAAATTGTGTATAGGTAAATGCATAATATACAACAATAACGGGTTATATATGTTTTTGACGCATTTAAGGCTCTTGATGATCAAGAATCGAATGTTTTGCTTACTTACTCGGAATTCGGACATGTGCGAATACGCGGATTTACAGTCTATTACGTCATTAGAAAGTGGCCGAATAGATAAGATGAAAGATATTTCATTctagtattatatttattgtaattaatcTTATCACACAATTTCTTGGTTGGTTTGATATGACTTCTTACACACATTATAGTTAACAAGTAACAACTAGATCACAATGTGTCTTTTAACGTCTCTATAGTAAAAGTATAATTTAAACAGGTAATAATCAAGCCTGTATATCATATTTTATCCGCGTCATGCGTAAAAGGACTTTATGTCATGTGCGGCCAGCGTAGGTTCACACCAGCTAGAGCATTCGAACAGACATATCAGAATCTGTGCTGTTAGATCATTCGCCCGataaaccttgcatgactttaaagcGGACATGTTAGCTCCTGACCATACTACGCGGGTGCATAGGCTTCTCTCGAACGACGctgccacatatggcataagacccatttacgCATAACGCGGGTCATATTATCAACGACAAATGCTGACCACCATCAATGAAAAACATTAACTGTCAAAAGTTAGGTTGTTACATCATCCATACTGATAAATGTTACTAAAACAACGATAATCTGCACATGCTTCAACACCATAATAAAATACATTCGacaacatgattatatactattaAGATGTTTTTCGTCAAAGCACATACGTAATCTACCACTTAACAACCAATTAACATTTATACTATTGATTAAAACATGACTGGTCGTTTGATTAAAACATGACTGGTCGTTTGAAATACTCGCAAGAAATATAATTCACACGTCGCATCCACGCAAATAATATAAATTACCGAAAAAAGTTAACAAATAATACAACCCATACAATCAAAAGCAAACATGTtcctcataaaataaaaatatccatATATTTAGCAAGAACATAAACTGAATGATACGTTTTAtcaaacaaatatgaaatatgCTTCTGTCATTATGCATTATCGTGGTCGCTTCTCTCTATTGTTCTGAGCGTTGCTGCCGTTCCCTTTGACAATAATCCCCCACCCTTGCTGGCGTACAAAGGTGGCCACACCAAGTAGTGTATTGTCGTTCCAGATTTCTCATACACTGTGTAGCGTGTCGAATCAAACGCATCTCCTTGCTGGGCAGTAAAATCAACGTACAGAGGAGGGTCCGCCAATGCCATTAGCCAGCATATTTCCGCGCAACTCTCCAAATAAGGTTTGCACGCAGCTAGTTTTTCTTTTTCGTCCTGACATATCTGTGTTAAACAGTGCTGAAAAACAAGATTTCTGATAAAATTAAACATGATGAATGATACCAATACCGTATGGTGATTTTAATCCAGTATCGAACAAGTTATGAACAGGAAGCTGTCACAACAAGTGTTCCCAACGCAAAGCGTGTATTGTTGTCGAACAGGGCACAATTAGAAATTTCTTCAAGTGAATGTTTAACAAACAAAAGACCCTAGCATTACAACGTAACACGAGAACATGGTGATTTATGTTGCTTAAATGTGCGATTAAATGCACATTGGAAACAAGAGCTtctcacagtagtgccaaatccccgccgaaatgtatttgcttgtatgacaacatttgttttagagagtagaataatatttgtaaaacatggcacctgtgtcatctatttatatttcaaggatcaattagttatatagtgttggggTTATGCTGtacagaataaaatatatggaaatgcaagaaagggaggtaattaaaaaagaagactttaaacagttactgttcttgatcactgtatttttccttaaactcatctattcatttcattgaatacttcagtgttcaaattaaaatattattgtaaaattagataaagggagtTATTAAAAAtcgaaaagctaaaatatttactacgaaattaaataagatataattttaaaattataaataataaaaaagggaGTTAATTCAAAAACTACGACAGAAATAGTTATGGTtaatgttcactgcacttctcctagttgccatctgtttatatttctagtttcaagtaatcccttcagtagatttagatgTTATGCTCCGAACaaaagtttattttgaaattaaaaaacggagataattaaaaaactaaggtagatagagttatggtttttagtcactgcacttctcctacttgcaatctgtttatatttcaagtttcaagtaaatccctttagtagatttagagttatgctccggacaaaaataaactttgaaattaaataaagggagataattcaaacacttaggtagatagagttatggtttttagtcactgcacttttcctacttgccatctgtttatatttcaagtttcaattaaatccattcagtagatttagagttataatttacttcaaaattatataaagggGGAGATAATTCAAAGCGAAGGTaggtagagttatggttcttggtcactgtaCTTCTCATAggtgccatctgtttatattcttagtttaaagtaaatccaatgaatagatttggagttatgctctggacaaagtttcggacggacgcacagacggacggatggacgcacagacggacggacagacgcacagggCCAactactatatcccctccgattttttttcggcggggataataaagCAGTATATTGAATTaaacttctttaaaacaatttaatcTAAAATCACAGGCAAAATGcactgatgataataagtatgtaAACGTTTGACTTAAGTGACACACAAAAAGTAAAGTAGTTGTATATGCAAAATGTTGGAGGAGTTGCGCTCAAAAGCTATAAGATACATGAACACGTATTTCAAAATGGCGATAATTCCCTTAAATAACGCAATGGAAAATCCTTACACAAGATGTTCTTTAGTACTTGCAGATATTTGGATCTGATCTGCAAAAGGTTTGACGGAACTTCACACAGGCTCAGCAGCTAATAATTATGTAAACGTTTGACGTTTCAAATGTGGGAGAAATTGGGAACAGACGTGGGGGACGGAAGGACGCAACCGCAGACGGAATGACAACCACGATTTTTATATCCATACGTCGTCCATCGGGAATAAAAATGTTACAAGAATGAATGTATCGGACGAGTATCAAAAGAAGGATTATATATTAGCAAGACAATGAAAATCTTACCTGTTTCACCATATCTGCAACGTGCGGACCAATCAATCTGCGAGCGTCTCTTATAGCACGTAGCTCCTTTGACCCAAGCCCCTCACCCCGCCTGACATCAGCAAAGTCCTATCGaaatacaaaagtttttttttgaagaaacTAACCAGACGTTTTTGATATATGGAGTGCTTATTAcagttaataataatttatataagctTTTACGCATTTTTGACAagctataaacaagagggccaagatggcccttgttcgctcacctgagaggagtcggttcgttcaatctttacctaacatcaaacttgacctagatatcgtccagacaaacatcctggtcaagtttcatcattattgaaccaaaactctggcgtatggagtgttttgtttttgttagatttgacctggtgaccaatattttgagttgaccccccttaccaaacatcaaactttgcttacaaaaataaatattttgaccaaagttcataaaaactgaaacaaaattgtaacctctagagtgttaacaagaaaatttggacaatctatgggaaataattatggcattaatgaTATGATTTTGCGCATTATCAAACCTAAGTGAGATATTtaagcaactttcataaagaatgcttgagaagtgcgAATGCTAGAATGTTaaaaaccaaatgtggacggacggacggcggacaaagaccaatccaaAAACCTcaactgagcaatcaggtgagctaaaaagtgtgtttcaccgatctgagccattttccaacttgtccgagaaatcaataaaaccaatgtattgacttagtttcacgatgataaggcaaaaatgtgacttctaaagtgttcaatcacaaggtttctctctagtcacataaggaaaactgccccacccccctggcggccatgtttttttaccgatcgggaccaattgcgaactcatctgagatatatataaaaccaatcttttcaccaagtttcatgattattgggcaaaaaatgtgacttctagagtgttcacaagctttttttactttataaatataaaaaatgcccCTCCGGCTGCCATGCTTATTCAactgacaggaaccatttttgaactcaactcttttatcaaggaaacaaatgttcttaccaaatttcatgaaaattgggcaaaaattttgacttctagagtgttcacatgttttcaccttatacataaagagaaaaatgccccgcccactggccgccatgttttttcaccgatctggaccattttcga contains the following coding sequences:
- the LOC127877743 gene encoding uncharacterized protein LOC127877743, with the protein product MAVTEDELFERAIDEIVKVAGELLKDKDPKAKTFVTEQINDLQKSIEQKLIQAEKEDDETEIQSIQDRIKKLLERGVEDPGDKALDHVKVFQNLKEKEWEEVISETEDPLHIVHEKLLNILKRAFKAAAERMRDSRAKIVQQVLQPGSDFKKTQDRRQDVEAVHKQEADLIELSSQCQLKAMPFCIDSIKKNIRDAILDEDKDLCTVPNASDALNTAIDNYFLKCIEFSWAAAFEELPPILLVCDPKKECPKISGSFTNLKKVPRQYTVVWPALVQGDSIISPWVLSEKTQPHPIATHTRVKDNKN